In Plasmodium gaboni strain SY75 chromosome 14, whole genome shotgun sequence, one genomic interval encodes:
- a CDS encoding hypothetical protein (conserved Plasmodium protein, unknown function~transcript variant 1; alternatively spliced) produces the protein MEIKLNTKFDEILLIVCDKHVIENHEKFFVDKYEKVMCVECLYKFLFKKYPLYKKYLLFKSINNLFCIKACEEFRYHFSFYLLDHTLFLSEAFSYIEGISQFEEKEEKKNIYSSNYNNENIKNNDNSIYYDNDDDNYIYLVNSELIKLTTNACKEFLYKCSKELCNIFKDAIYTCVLVRLKNFSSKNKKRNFFFLLDFLKSLIDNVEIIFVTLKDESTIIEELMKLFIENDEMINSKLTNNNYGYIYEYNAYTDKYIDKKKQNNKHYYNSELLLNLQIIYKLWHDNLLWQINNNLLKRFFIYLITKFKYTNKNTDLCTYYIQFIYLITLQYNVLNYFFHHIIFDSSPNSNIKTLNIENNNKRNSNKSSCIKHNNNNNNFYSVNTESNNINNSNTNSSNNNSVEHYSNSCQTSSTCITKIKKRKNILDRNILSIYNIPLGNKKNEFTKEQNQIKRCFQINNSPQDIEDNQDVKNENSIEENEEKYKQIREVNKNTNEYMYKDVKKNFYYHSVEKNNSYFDGDENNHSYYNDNKDEYNSPTSNNSSIKSNIFFISKHDLIYSDDEKNVTHYPLKKDNICDLGEYEMESIYNSDNMSIRSEGTHKNKFSLHEKSLDVSKISTESKCKILSKLSKHFSFTQNSSIKEKENFVSSNCDNQNDNVSFIESSYTSYSLSDIDEKKKKKKKINLNKLEILENSHIFIILCDNLQETLLNHFNSDIQMKCLDIFYSFCSFDDNIVNIILTNTSLVEWVFDYISNTKYENLREKALKLLVTFFFNNTLFSNTHTHYAIDVLINIILRYVSKDNIILNNKVIYTNDINNNVVDKQFIDNSFQNKVCNNNAYDHYSNKCKYNFFTISYIIKALNMLINISHASIKISHIFKIINIFSCLIISPSCTPTNNEDIILLFESILLKNNNNNNQEILFDGKLEDNIYTQENERISCKLKSKEKNENINNILHMDEKCDIYINTNTFNGTQKIKNENLLHKKKKNLTMKKNNISKNNYKNYNNGKGDTVVVTLENNLLNDIINKVYITNIFILFKILKTALNIIKTVNIYKKDIYIEIIYNEEKNYIQNITISIMKLLFCLVYILNRNEEFFIDLNIINDNEKLDNEHNFQRIAFIKLMLSFFIELDIFMENIFAQNSNIINQEKKLYNIQFTYLTCIFIIHNVYKKKQVFNNISWNILFSSFFNHFYNLLTKVLCHVDDTTQKYLKEYEQINKSKKFININNSHNETGNLSMSPKCDASKEGQQKKEKRNNHHNNNNDDDVNSISCKEQHKLIIDKFVVYKKRIRKELLSNKPFTLFFQYVSRKNYSEECHRILKLLIDEEETIIHERDDIKDILIDIIKKNDFYFSNVLLFNFNDNEVVIETVIYIFYLSLKYDKVFLERKLNKSKKINYVQHIFVTNNYNNNINPLFLFMSLTYSYYFIKKDKIYIAFEHIQNQLYKINLRLWKDIKKLKNIYLAFDCIFSLNVDNNNYNSFFLFIIYIIKLELSLYASGEISEVDNKLYLSISKNRELINMIFEHIEMDNILNDQIIYVYYLIIKLRKYSIGYCNKSISLYKMMNTVIRYMNTLENKTDEINNIFSFFFLFFENLEKYSEKDIFNIITLLQKLSLYVKYSLERFFSPLKKYNNNDNNNNDNNNNNNNNNDNNNNCYNTNDEYKMECSNNPNNDFIYNILKFENSFFYFLLNLIFYCRKYNQIQNINVLSSSISLIHLLIYSIKNTNTHFRSLSFYILSLLILPFPKSPNNISPLLIKLCTSFDKNIDEILSLHNNTSNTNQENKSDKCIVRKKLFYPLLTHESMEIRLSSLSLLLCLLLTNEVVLLEEEVFLFFLFLINSSFLSEWDNIQNDLLLAIINVLLLSTNINLKVKSFCFNYIYSFRPFFLRSILHLNRKQEIIIHRLFFLLMVVKIKPLWFDITTCSDKILKIIMNVVTRKNMDLFIFNCIISVAHETFIKEKNNHVNNNYNTYTNKENKNVIENLEEYLDTYKKNIKKNSDKDIYNISSFNKFKCENIDYDVVLSVLNTTTILLYK, from the exons ATGGAAATAAAATTGAATACAAAATTTGAtgaaattttattaattgtTTGTGATAAGCATGTGATAGAAAATCACGAAAAATTTTTCGTTGACAAATATGAGAAGGTAATGTGTGTAGAATGTTTATATAAgtttctttttaaaaaatatcctttatataaaaaatatttattatttaagAGTATAAATAACttattttgtataaaaGCGTGTGAAGAATTTCGTTATCATTtctctttttatttattggATCATACTTTATTTCTATCTGAAGCATTTAGTTATATAGAAGGAATATCACAATTCGAAGagaaagaagaaaaaaaaaatatatattcctctaattataataatgaaaatattaaaaataatgataatagtatttattatgataatgatgatgataattatatatatttagtAAATAGCgaattaattaaattaacTACTAATGCATGCAAagaatttttatataaatgttcTAAAGaattatgtaatatttttaaagatGCTATATATACTTGTGTACTTGTTCgattaaaaaatttttcttcaaagaataaaaaaagaaatttcttttttcttttagATTTTCTGAAGAGTTTAATAGATAATGTCgaaattatatttgtaaCATTAAAAGATGAATCAACCATTATTGAAGAATTaatgaaattatttatagaaAACGATGAAATGATTAATTCTAAattaacaaataataattatggttatatatatgaatataatgCTTATAcagataaatatatagataaaaaaaaacaaaacaatAAGCATTATTACAATAGTGAGTTGTTATTAAATttacaaattatatataaactatggcatgataatttattatggcaaattaataataatttattaaaaagattttttatatatttaataacaaaatttaaatatactAACAAAAACACAGATTTATGtacttattatatacaattcatatatttaataacattacaatataatgttttgaattatttttttcacCACATTATATTTGACTCTTCACCAAATAGTAATATTAAAACATTgaatattgaaaataataataaacgTAATAGCAACAAAAGTAGTTGTATTAAAcacaataataataacaataatttttatagtGTCAACACTGAAAGtaacaatattaataattctaACACTAatagtagtaataataatagtgtAGAACATTATTCTAACTCTTGTCAAACAAGCAGTACATGTAttacaaaaattaaaaaaagaaaaaatatattagatCGGAAcatattatcaatatataatattccACTAGggaataaaaaaaatgaatttacTAAAGAGCAAAACCAAATTAAAAGATGCTTCCAGATTAATAACTCTCCTCAAGATATTGAGGATAACCAGGATGTTAAGAATGAAAATAGCATTGAAGAgaatgaagaaaaatataaacaaattcgtgaagtaaataaaaatacaaatgaatatatgtataaagatgtaaagaaaaatttttattatcatagTGTTGAAAAGAATAATTCTTATTTTGATGGTGATGAAAATAACCATTCTTActataatgataataaagatGAATATAATTCACCTACAAGTAATAATAGTAGtataaaaagtaatatattctttatatcAAAACATGATTTAATATACTCagatgatgaaaaaaatgttacACATTATccattaaaaaaagataatatttGTGATTTAGGAGAATATGAAATGgaaagtatatataatagtgATAATATGTCAATCAGATCTGAAGGTACACATAAGAACAAATTTTCTTTGCATGAAAAATCTTTAGATGTATCAAAAATTTCAACGGAATCTAAATGTAAAATTTTGTCAAAGCTTTCAAAACATTTTTCCTTTACACAAAATTCTTCAATAAAAGAGAAAGAAAATTTTGTTTCTTCAAATTGTGATAATCAAAATGATAATGTATCGTTTATAGAATCTTCTTATACATCTTATTCATTATCCGATATTGATgaaaagaagaaaaaaaaaaaaaaaattaatttaaataaattagaaatattagaaaattcacatatttttattatattatgtgaTAATTTACAAGAAACTTTATTAAACCATTTTAATAGTGATATACAAATGAAATGCttagatatattttattcattttgtagttttgatgataatattgttaatattatattaacaaaTACATCATTAGTAGAATGGGTATTTGattatatatcaaatacgaaatatgaaaatttaaGAGAAAAGGCGCTGAAACTTTTAgttacttttttttttaataatacaCTTTTTTCAAATACCCATACACATTATGCAATAGatgttttaataaatattattttaagATATGTAAGtaaagataatattatactaaataataaagtaatatatactaatgatatcaataataatgtaGTCGATAAACAATTCATAGACAATAGTTTTCAAAATAAAGTCTGTAACAATAATGCGTATGATCATTATTCcaataaatgtaaatataattttttcaccatatcttatattattaaagCATTAAATATGCTTATAAACATTTCACATGCTTCCATAAAAATTTctcatatttttaaaattataaatatattctcCTGTCTTATAATATCACCTAGTTGTACTCCAACCAATAATGAAGATATTATCTTATTGTTCGAATCTATTTTactaaaaaataataataataataatcaagAAATTTTATTTGATGGTAAATTagaagataatatatatacacaaGAAAATGAGAGAATATCTTGTAAATTAAAAagtaaagaaaaaaatgaaaatataaataatatattacatatgGATGAGAAATGtgacatatatataaatacaaatacATTTAATGGTACccaaaaaataaagaatgaaaatttgttacataaaaaaaaaaaaaatttaactatgaaaaaaaataatatatctaaaaataattataagaaCTATAATAATGGTAAGGGAGACACTGTTGTAGTAACCTTggaaaataatttattaaatgatattattaataaagtatatataacaaatattttcatattatttaaaattttaaaaactgctttaaatattataaaaactgttaatatatacaagaaagatatatatatagaaataatatataacgaagagaaaaattatatacaaaatataacCATAAGTATtatgaaattattattctgcttagtttatatattaaatagaaatgaagaattttttatagatttaaatataatcaaTGACAATGAAAAATTAGACAATGAACATAATTTTCAACGTATAGCattcataaaattaatgttatctttttttatagaattagatatatttatggaaaatatatttgcACAAAACAGTAACATAATTAATCAAGAgaagaaattatataatattcaatTTACATATCTTACgtgtatatttattattcataatgtatataaaaagaaacaggtatttaataatatcagttggaatattttattctcttctttttttaatcatttttataacttGTTAACTAAAGTACTGTGTCATGTAGATGATACAACTcagaaatatttaaaagaatatgaacaaataaacaaaagtaaaaaatttattaatataaataatagCCATAATGAAACAGGCAACTTGTCCATGTCTCCTAAATGTGATGCATCCAAAGAGGGTCAAcagaaaaaagaaaaaagaaataaccaccataataataataatgatgatgatgtTAATTCTATTAGTTGTAAAGAACAGcataaattaattatagACAAATTTgttgtatataaaaaaagaattagAAAAGAATTGTTAAGTAATAAGCCCTTTACACTATTCTTTCAATATGTTTCAAGAAAAAATTAca gCGAAGAATGCCATCGAATTTTAAAACTCTTAATTGATGAAGAAGAAACTATCATCCATGAGAGGGATGATATAAAAGACATTTTaatagatataataaagaaaaacgatttttatttttctaaCGTTCTATTATTCAattttaatgataatgaagTTGTTATCGAAACggttatatatatattttatttaagtttaaaatatgataaagTTTTTCTTGAAAGgaaattaaataaaagtaaaaagATTAATTATGTACAACATATATTTGTCACtaataattataacaacaatattaatcctttatttttatttatgtcTTTAActtattcttattattttataaaaaaggataaaatttatatagCTTTCGAACATATTCAAAAtcaattatataaaataaatttacGTTTATGgaaagatataaaaaaattaaaaaatatatatttagcATTCGATTgtattttttcattaaatgttgataataataattataatagtttctttctttttataatttatattataaaattagaATTATCTTTATATGCCTCTGGGGAAATAAGTGAGGTTGATAATAAGTTATATTTGTCCATATCAAAAAATAGG GAACTcataaatatgatatttGAACATATCGAAATGGACAACATATTAAATGATcaaattatttatgtatattatttaataataaaattaagAAAATACTCTATAGGTTATTGTAATAAAAGTATTAGCTTGTACAAAATGATGAACACAGTTATTAGATATATGAATAcattagaaaataaaacagacgaaattaataatatattttctttttttttcctcttttttgaaaatttggaaaaatattcagaaaaagatatatttaatataataaccTTACTCCAGAAACTTtcattatatgtaaaatattcCTTAGAAAGATTTTTTTCTCCCctaaaaaaatataacaataatgataataacaataatgataataacaataataataataacaataatgataataataacaattgttataatacaaatgatgaatataaaatggAGTGTTCAAATAATCCTAATAATGActttatttataacattctaaaatttgaaaattcctttttttatttcttactaaatctaatattttattgtagaaaatataatcaaatacaaaatattaatgttTTGTCCTCATCTATTTCATTAATAcatcttttaatatattctattAAAAATACTAATACTCATTTTAGGAGTTTAtccttttatattttatcattattaattttaCCTTTTCCTAAATCTCCAAACAATATATCACCACTTTTAATTAAACTCTGTACATcttttgataaaaatattgatgaaatattatcattacaTAATAACACATCGAATACAAATCAAGAAAATAAGTCAGACAAATGTATTGTTAGAAAAAAGTTATTTTATCCTTTATTAACTCATGAGAGTATGGAAATTAGACTTTCTTCTTTatccttattattatgtttattgCTAAcaaat gaGGTTGTTTTATTGGAAGAGGAggtttttctttttttccttttcttAATTAATAGTTCATTTTTAAGT GAATGGGACAATATACAAAATGACTTATTATTAGCgataataaatgtattacTACTATCgacaaatataaatttaaaagtTAAATCATTTTGCTTTAATTATATCTATTCATTTAGaccattttttttgagGAGTATTCTACATTTGAATAGAAAACAggaaattattattcaccggttgttttttttattaatg GTTGTTAAAATTAAACCTTTATGGTTTGATATAACTACTTGTAGTGACAAG attctgaaaattataatgaatGTGGTAACtagaaaaaatatggacctctttatatttaattgtATTATATCGGTTGCTCATGAG ACctttataaaagaaaaaaataaccATGTGaacaataattataatacTTATACAAATAAGG aaaataaaaatgttatagAAAACCTGGAAGAATATTTGgatacatataaaaaaaatataaaaaaaaattctgataaggatatttataatatttcaagTTTTAATAAGTTTAAGt GTGAAAATATCGATTATGATGTCGTGTTATCTGTTTTGAATACTACCActatattgttatataaataa